From the genome of Halorussus caseinilyticus, one region includes:
- a CDS encoding transcription initiation factor IIB: MTETRTRNRTDERATEEIDHEREQNRCPECSGKLVSDDERGETVCGECGLVVDEDQIDPGPEWRAFDAKEKDQKSRVGAPTTNTMHDKGLSTNIGWQDKDAYGNSLGSRQREKMQRLRKWNERFRTRDSKERNLKQALGEIDRMASALGLPDNVRETASVIYRRALDEDLLPGRSIEGVATSALYAAARKAGTPRSLDEITNVSRVEKDEIARTYRYVVRELNLQIQPADPKSYVPRFVSDLGVSDEVERRARDLLDTATEKGIHSGKSPVGLAAAAVYAAALLSNEKVTQSEVSDVSDISEVTIRNRYHELLEAKEDAIAP; encoded by the coding sequence ATGACCGAAACACGCACCCGAAATCGAACCGACGAGCGAGCCACCGAAGAGATTGACCACGAACGCGAGCAGAACCGCTGTCCGGAGTGTAGCGGGAAGCTCGTCTCCGACGACGAACGCGGTGAGACGGTGTGCGGTGAGTGCGGTCTCGTCGTGGACGAGGACCAAATCGACCCCGGTCCGGAGTGGCGGGCGTTCGACGCCAAGGAGAAAGACCAGAAGAGTCGGGTCGGCGCGCCGACGACGAACACGATGCACGACAAGGGTCTCTCGACCAACATCGGCTGGCAGGACAAGGACGCCTACGGCAACTCGCTGGGGTCACGCCAGCGCGAGAAGATGCAACGCCTGCGCAAGTGGAACGAGCGGTTCCGCACCCGCGACTCCAAGGAGCGCAACCTCAAGCAGGCGCTCGGCGAAATCGACCGCATGGCCTCCGCACTCGGCCTGCCGGACAACGTTCGAGAGACCGCTTCGGTCATCTATCGGCGGGCGCTCGACGAGGACCTCCTGCCGGGCCGGTCCATCGAAGGGGTCGCAACCAGCGCGCTCTACGCGGCGGCCCGCAAAGCGGGCACGCCGCGGAGTCTGGACGAGATTACCAACGTCTCGCGCGTAGAAAAGGACGAAATCGCCCGGACGTACCGCTACGTCGTCCGGGAGCTGAACCTCCAGATTCAGCCCGCCGACCCCAAGAGCTACGTCCCGCGGTTCGTCTCGGACCTCGGGGTCAGCGACGAGGTAGAGCGCCGCGCCCGTGACCTGCTCGACACCGCGACGGAGAAGGGCATCCACAGCGGGAAGTCGCCGGTGGGTCTCGCGGCCGCCGCCGTCTACGCCGCCGCACTGCTCAGCAACGAGAAAGTGACCCAGAGCGAGGTCAGCGACGTATCCGACATCAGCGAGGTCACGATTCGCAACCGCTATCACGAACTGCTCGAAGCGAAAGAAGACGCCATCGCGCCCTAG
- the gatC gene encoding Asp-tRNA(Asn)/Glu-tRNA(Gln) amidotransferase subunit GatC, translating into MSDTSPGPEEVRHVADLARVGLDDEEVERFTDQFADILDYFETLDEVPEVERETELVNVMREDEARECLSQDEALANAPETEDGYFKGPNVS; encoded by the coding sequence ATGAGCGATACGTCTCCCGGTCCCGAGGAGGTCCGTCACGTCGCCGACCTCGCGCGCGTCGGACTCGACGACGAGGAGGTCGAGCGGTTCACCGACCAGTTCGCGGACATCCTCGACTACTTCGAGACGCTGGACGAGGTACCCGAGGTCGAACGCGAGACAGAACTCGTGAACGTCATGCGCGAGGACGAAGCCCGCGAGTGCCTGAGTCAGGACGAGGCGCTGGCGAACGCCCCCGAGACCGAAGACGGCTACTTCAAGGGACCGAACGTCTCGTAA
- the gatA gene encoding Asp-tRNA(Asn)/Glu-tRNA(Gln) amidotransferase subunit GatA, whose translation MSADHNIFITEETIEGESDGPLADSTVAVKDNISTEGVRTTCASEMLADYVPPYDATVVRRLKEAGATIVGKANMDEFGMGSTTETSAFGAAENPVAPGRVPGGSSGGSAAAVAAGEADLALGSDTGGSIRNPAAFCGVVGIKPTYGLVSRYGLVAYANSLEQIGPLAPTVEEAAALLDVISGPDGNDATTREEGEDSDYASAATGDVEGTTIGVPTELVEGADEGVKDRFEETLDDLRAQGATVEEVSLPSVEHAVEAYYVIAMSEASSNLARFDGVRYGHSGGFDGNWNETFSKAREEGFGEEVKRRILLGTYALSAGYHDKYYKQAQDARAWVKQDFDEAFESVDVLASPTMPTPPFEVGDSLDDPLQMYLADANTVPVNLADLPAISVPAGETDGLPVGIQFIGPAFGEEEIIRVGSAVEN comes from the coding sequence ATGAGCGCAGACCACAACATCTTCATCACCGAGGAGACCATCGAAGGCGAGTCCGACGGTCCCCTCGCCGACAGCACCGTCGCGGTCAAGGACAACATCAGCACCGAGGGCGTCCGGACGACCTGCGCCTCCGAGATGCTGGCCGACTACGTGCCCCCCTACGACGCAACCGTCGTCCGCCGACTCAAGGAGGCGGGCGCGACCATCGTCGGCAAGGCCAACATGGACGAGTTCGGCATGGGTTCGACCACCGAAACTTCGGCGTTCGGCGCGGCAGAGAACCCGGTCGCACCGGGCCGCGTCCCCGGCGGGTCCTCGGGGGGAAGCGCCGCCGCCGTCGCCGCGGGCGAGGCCGACCTCGCGCTCGGGAGCGACACCGGCGGGTCCATCCGGAACCCGGCCGCCTTCTGCGGCGTCGTCGGCATCAAGCCCACCTACGGACTCGTCTCGCGCTACGGACTCGTCGCCTACGCCAACAGCCTCGAACAAATCGGTCCGCTCGCGCCCACCGTCGAAGAGGCCGCCGCGCTTCTGGACGTAATCAGCGGCCCGGACGGAAACGACGCGACGACCCGCGAGGAGGGCGAGGATTCGGACTACGCCAGCGCCGCGACGGGCGACGTTGAGGGCACTACCATCGGCGTCCCCACCGAACTCGTGGAGGGGGCGGACGAGGGCGTCAAAGACCGATTCGAGGAGACGCTGGACGACCTCCGAGCGCAGGGCGCGACCGTCGAAGAAGTCTCGCTCCCCTCGGTCGAACACGCGGTGGAAGCCTACTACGTCATCGCCATGTCCGAGGCGTCCTCGAACCTCGCGCGCTTCGACGGCGTGCGCTACGGCCACTCCGGAGGCTTCGACGGCAACTGGAACGAGACGTTCTCGAAGGCCCGCGAGGAAGGCTTCGGCGAGGAGGTCAAACGGCGCATCCTGCTGGGCACCTACGCGCTCTCGGCGGGGTACCACGACAAGTACTACAAGCAGGCCCAAGACGCCCGAGCGTGGGTCAAGCAGGACTTCGACGAGGCCTTCGAGTCGGTGGACGTGCTTGCGAGTCCGACGATGCCGACCCCGCCGTTCGAGGTCGGCGACAGTCTGGACGACCCCCTCCAGATGTACCTCGCGGACGCCAACACGGTCCCGGTGAACCTCGCGGACCTGCCCGCGATTTCGGTGCCCGCGGGCGAGACCGACGGGCTTCCGGTCGGGATTCAGTTCATCGGTCCCGCGTTCGGTGAGGAGGAGATTATCCGGGTCGGGAGCGCGGTGGAGAACTGA
- a CDS encoding APC family permease, protein MTDSETAESSPPPNPEKEGVHPEEGETTPEATVHEGGVELERTIGLGGGIAIGVGTMVGAGIFVFPGLAAGEAGPAAALSFAIGAAIALLVALPTAELATAMPRSGGGYYFVSRAMGTAFGAVVGLSIWLGLVFASAFYLVGFGQYAVAALVEVGVPVGGVGPVTPLALAFGVLLTAISVTGTENAAKFQNAVVGLLVVVLVGFLTYGTFDALGVFGRETAPETFLPFGPFPVVTTAALVFTSYLGFAQVATVAGEIKDPSRNLPLAMVGSVLAVGTLYVVTIFVATSALGSAQLSAFGETAIVAVARDLLGAGGAVAILVAGLLATVSSANASILSSSRALYALSRDALVPRRASEVNLRWGTPHVALLLAGGPVLLLVAVGRVEVLAEVASFLHLVMYGLMCVALVRLRRSDPDWYDPSFTVPGYPLVPVLGAVASFGLVAFMQPLSQVVGVSIMVGAGVWYRLYAADVRLRGAL, encoded by the coding sequence ATGACCGATAGCGAGACCGCAGAATCCTCCCCACCGCCGAACCCCGAGAAGGAAGGCGTTCACCCCGAAGAAGGCGAGACGACGCCCGAAGCAACGGTCCACGAGGGCGGCGTGGAACTGGAGCGCACCATCGGTCTCGGCGGGGGAATCGCCATCGGCGTCGGGACGATGGTCGGCGCGGGCATCTTCGTCTTCCCCGGTCTCGCGGCCGGAGAGGCCGGTCCCGCGGCGGCGCTCTCCTTTGCCATCGGCGCGGCAATCGCGTTGCTCGTGGCCCTGCCGACCGCGGAGTTGGCGACGGCGATGCCCCGGAGCGGCGGGGGCTACTACTTCGTCTCGCGGGCGATGGGGACCGCGTTCGGGGCCGTCGTGGGCCTGAGCATCTGGCTCGGACTCGTGTTCGCCTCGGCGTTCTACCTCGTCGGGTTCGGCCAGTACGCGGTGGCCGCGCTGGTCGAGGTGGGGGTTCCGGTCGGCGGCGTCGGTCCGGTCACGCCGCTGGCGCTGGCGTTCGGCGTCCTGTTGACCGCCATCAGCGTCACCGGGACCGAGAACGCCGCCAAGTTCCAGAATGCGGTGGTCGGCCTGCTGGTCGTCGTCCTCGTCGGCTTCCTGACCTACGGCACCTTCGACGCGCTCGGCGTGTTCGGCCGCGAGACGGCACCCGAGACGTTCCTGCCGTTCGGCCCGTTCCCGGTGGTGACGACGGCGGCGCTGGTGTTCACGTCGTACCTCGGGTTCGCGCAAGTGGCGACCGTCGCTGGCGAAATCAAAGACCCCTCACGGAACCTTCCGTTGGCGATGGTCGGGTCGGTCCTCGCCGTCGGGACGCTCTACGTCGTGACTATCTTCGTGGCGACGAGCGCACTCGGGAGCGCGCAACTCTCGGCGTTCGGCGAGACGGCCATCGTCGCGGTTGCCCGCGACCTGCTCGGGGCCGGGGGTGCCGTCGCCATCCTCGTGGCGGGACTGCTCGCCACGGTGTCTAGCGCGAACGCCTCGATTCTGAGTTCGTCGCGCGCCCTCTACGCCCTGAGTCGGGACGCGCTGGTCCCCCGGCGCGCGAGCGAGGTCAACCTCCGGTGGGGGACCCCGCACGTCGCGCTGTTGCTGGCTGGCGGGCCGGTTCTCCTGCTCGTGGCGGTCGGCCGGGTCGAGGTGCTGGCGGAAGTCGCGTCGTTCCTCCACCTCGTGATGTACGGGTTGATGTGCGTGGCGCTGGTCCGACTCCGACGGTCGGACCCCGACTGGTACGACCCGTCGTTTACCGTGCCGGGCTACCCTCTCGTCCCGGTTCTCGGCGCGGTGGCGAGTTTCGGACTGGTCGCGTTCATGCAACCGCTCTCGCAGGTCGTCGGCGTCAGTATCATGGTCGGCGCGGGCGTATGGTACCGCCTGTACGCGGCAGACGTGCGACTCCGAGGTGCCTTATGA
- a CDS encoding universal stress protein, with the protein MNVPDEPKVLVPLAVLDGESLAPALVAALSTVPVELVGYHALPEQTPPGQARMQFEERMEQELADLVAAFEEVGGTVETRIVFTHEPEQTFERVAVEESCDAVLLNNPAPVVEDVLVPLRGEVNVERVVALVARLLEATDATATLYHVADAEDERAAGRALIDAAVESLVAAGVPRARLTEQIVVSETPVKTLAEAASETDLVVMGESKPSIQERFFGEVSEQVSTQSVTPALVVRRLPAVEAADDGDGGKTE; encoded by the coding sequence ATGAACGTCCCCGACGAACCCAAGGTGCTGGTCCCGCTCGCGGTCCTCGACGGCGAGAGCCTCGCGCCCGCGCTCGTGGCGGCGCTCTCGACGGTTCCGGTCGAACTGGTCGGCTACCACGCCCTGCCCGAGCAGACGCCGCCGGGACAGGCCCGGATGCAGTTCGAAGAACGGATGGAACAGGAACTGGCCGACCTCGTGGCGGCCTTCGAGGAAGTCGGCGGTACCGTCGAGACCCGCATCGTGTTCACCCACGAACCCGAGCAGACGTTCGAGCGAGTCGCCGTCGAGGAGTCCTGCGACGCCGTTCTGCTGAACAACCCCGCACCGGTGGTCGAGGACGTGCTGGTTCCGCTCCGGGGCGAGGTCAACGTCGAGCGCGTCGTCGCGCTCGTCGCCCGACTCCTCGAAGCGACCGACGCGACCGCGACCCTCTACCACGTCGCCGACGCCGAGGACGAGCGAGCGGCGGGACGGGCGCTCATCGACGCCGCAGTCGAGTCGCTGGTCGCCGCCGGGGTCCCGCGGGCGCGCCTGACCGAGCAAATCGTCGTCTCCGAGACGCCCGTGAAGACGCTCGCCGAGGCCGCGAGCGAAACCGACCTCGTGGTGATGGGCGAGAGCAAGCCGTCGATTCAGGAGCGGTTCTTCGGCGAGGTGTCCGAGCAGGTCTCGACCCAATCGGTGACGCCCGCGCTGGTGGTGCGGCGACTGCCAGCGGTGGAGGCGGCGGACGATGGAGACGGCGGAAAAACGGAGTAA
- a CDS encoding DUF7503 family protein, which translates to MSRNQAIEALSERPRLVGALFTASILLMNVGNVLAVGGGGKAGP; encoded by the coding sequence ATGTCCCGAAACCAAGCAATCGAAGCCCTCAGCGAACGGCCTCGTCTGGTCGGCGCACTGTTCACTGCATCCATTCTGCTGATGAACGTCGGGAACGTCCTCGCGGTCGGCGGCGGCGGCAAGGCCGGACCGTAA